From Longimicrobium sp., one genomic window encodes:
- a CDS encoding molybdenum cofactor biosynthesis protein B — translation MPSPSSDRHHRLAEERGPVGVAVVTVSDSRTPETDTNGAWLREAIAAAGHAEAGYRLIRDEPGEVAAALEEMTAGEARVVVFNGGTGIAPRDTTYDVLVRTLEKPLPGFGELFRMLSWEQVGPAAMLSRATAGVYRGRVVFSLPGSPAAVRLAWERLIAPELRHLAWLVEG, via the coding sequence ATGCCGTCTCCCAGCAGCGACCGGCACCACCGCCTGGCGGAGGAGCGCGGGCCCGTCGGCGTGGCGGTCGTGACCGTGAGCGACTCGCGCACGCCCGAGACCGACACCAACGGCGCCTGGCTGCGCGAGGCGATCGCGGCCGCGGGGCACGCCGAGGCCGGCTACCGGCTGATCCGCGACGAGCCCGGGGAGGTGGCGGCGGCGCTGGAGGAGATGACGGCGGGGGAGGCGCGCGTGGTGGTCTTCAACGGGGGGACGGGGATCGCCCCGCGCGACACCACCTACGACGTGCTGGTCCGCACGCTGGAGAAGCCGCTCCCGGGCTTCGGCGAGCTGTTCCGGATGCTCTCGTGGGAGCAGGTGGGCCCCGCGGCCATGCTCTCGCGCGCCACGGCGGGCGTCTACCGGGGCCGCGTCGTCTTCTCCCTCCCCGGCTCCCCCGCGGCCGTCCGCCTGGCCTGGGAGCGGCTGATCGCCCCCGAGCTGCGGCACCTGGCCTGGCTGGTGGAGGGGTGA